In a genomic window of Drosophila takahashii strain IR98-3 E-12201 chromosome 3L, DtakHiC1v2, whole genome shotgun sequence:
- the Cyp316a1 gene encoding probable cytochrome P450 316a1 isoform X1 — MILTTTFVCFCLASAFNYFRTRRQRSLIKNLKGPFTWPLMGAMHKLLFLKPKNFFKRSTEYLAKYGSFSRCWVFHRLFIALADLELSRQLLESESHLETGYELMKDWLGGGVLMCQPDQWQRRHCLISGLFDKGNSEQLMKLCRQQTEKLQQKLVERADQKVFDVWEIISRNVLELIVTTTCGAKPTEEYSKNLGELSELYRKRFLSLQSANRFNYWLSSPFMRRHQNRLIKRLNEEHKDLIASHQKQENLKMGDGFPGMDHIKALPLKYHESLLQILLESKDPSLTVEEIYGELNTCNYLGYLLCSSALCFTLVTIARNPSVQQRCLEELKLAQIKDQGWNLEKLPYLEAVLQETMRLYPPQVIVGRQLKNDFPYTHSIVGDGVLPFGSEIYINLHELQRNENRYPKANHFKADRFLDSPPELLSFSLGPRCCPARKFSINLLKTFLAPILTDFELLPYGDELRLDLRLILGSSNGFQLALKPR; from the exons ATGATCTTGACCACCACATTCGTGTGCTTCTGCCTGGCCTCGGCCTTCAATTATTTCAGGACCCGTAGGCAGAGGTCGCTGATCAAGAATCTCAAAGGACCCTTCACCTGGCCGCTGATGGGGGCAATGCACAAGCTGTTGTTCCTGAAGCCAAAAA ATTTCTTTAAGCGCAGCACCGAATATTTGGCTAAATATGGTTCCTTCAGCCGTTGTTGGGTCTTCCATCGCCTGTTTATTGCACTGGCTGATCTGGAGCTCAGCAGACAGCTTCTGGAAAGCGAATCGCATCTGGAAACGGGCTACGAACTGATGAAGGATTGGCTGGGAGGAGGTGTTCTTATGTGTCAGCCGGATCAGTGGCAAAGGCGACATTGTCTAATCAGTGGGCTCTTTGACAAGGGAAACTCcgaacagctgatgaaattaTGTCGCCAGCAAACGGAGAAACTGCAACAAAAGTTGGTGGAACGAGCGGATCAAAAAGTGTTTGATGTCTGGGAAATAATATCTCGCAATGTGTTGGAGTTAATAGTTACGACCACTTGTGGTGCAAAACCCACGGAGGAATATTCCAAGAACCTCGGAGA ATTGTCGGAGCTTTATAGAAAACGTTTTCTCAGCCTGCAGTCTGCCAACAGATTCAACTATTGGCTCAGTTCTCCTTTTATGAGAAGACATCAGAACCGTTTGATAAAAAGACTGAACGAGGAACACAAGGATCTCATAGCCAGTCACCAAAAGCAAGAGAACTTAAAGATGGGTGATGGTTTTCCTGGCATGGATCATATAAAAGCACTACCTCTGAAGTATCATGAATCCCTGTTGCAAATTCTTCTGGAAAGCAAAGATCCAAGTCTTACAGTTGAAGAAATCTACGGGGAGCTGAATACGTGTAATTACTTGGGTTACCTCCTCTGTAGTTCAGCACTCTGCTTCACCCTCGTCACTATTGCAAGAAATCCATCGGTGCAACAAAGGTGTTTGGAAGAATTAAAGCTAGCTCAGATCAAGGATCAAGGATGGAACTTGGAAAAACTTCCTTATCTAGAAGCTGTCCTGCAGGAAACCATGAGACTTTACCCGCCACAAGTCATTGTTGGCCGGCAGCTCAAGAACGATTTTCCCTaca CACACAGTATTGTAGGAGATGGAGTTTTACCCTTCGGCTCAGAGATCTATATAAATCTCCACGAACTGCAGCGAAATGAAAATCGTTATCCGAAAGCTAATCACTTTAAAGCGGATCGATTTTTAGACTCTCCTCCGGAACTCCTGAGTTTTAGTCTTGGGCCGCGTTGCTGTCCAGCTAGAAAATTTAGTATAAACCTACTTAAAACCTTTCTGGCCCCTATTTTAACCGACTTCGAACTATTACCCTATGGCGATGAGCTGCGCTTGGACTTGCGACTAATTTTGGGATCATCCAATGGATTTCAGTTGGCTTTGAAGCCGCGGTAA
- the LOC108065776 gene encoding carboxypeptidase B1: MWRTVCAICLFVVILNPLAETRNIRRRFSRQLQLGDYLSYDGVMQYLDQLAVTYSDRVTIKDVGRTYENRALKVAMITNGDQRPGKRVIFVDAALHSREWMTPAVALYAINKLVVEFAENADLLADYDWHIIPLANPDGYEYSRSKDRYWRNTRTPNGGDCFGTNLNRNFEVGWGVGFPELKHPCDDNYAGSSPFSEVEARTVRDIMHNLVESKRAVMYLSLHTANRSVFYPWVYDTSPVPNHEEHDEIARFAADRIFLSTGTVIKPRQAAQYAGAFGGTSMDYAYHVGFPLSFVFEMSGTGQDHVEYKFFPPPREIRHLAEESWTGIRAIAEKTIEKYPPSRPIHQLQKPILSKNGASRSWGLNSAVGTVTMLFIYFTNNILS; encoded by the exons ATGTGGAGAACTGTGTGCGCGATCTGCCTGTTCGTTGTGATTCTAAATCCGCTGGCGGAGACGAGAAACATTCGCCGGCGTTTCTCTCGCCAACTTCAGCTGGGTGACTACCTCAGTTACGATGGAGTGATGCAGTATCTGGATCAGTTGGCAGTAACCTATAGTGATCGGGTGACCATTAAGGATGTGGGCCGAACCTACGAGAATCGAGCCCTGAAAGTCGCCATGATAACGAACGGAGATCAACGACCTGGAAAGAGGGTGATATTTGTGGATGCCGCCCTGCACTCCCGCGAGTGGATGACCCCCGCCGTCGCTTTGTATGCAATAAATAAACTGGTAGTGGAATTCGCAGAGAACGCCGATCTCCTAGCCGATTACGATTGGCACATTATTCCGCTGGCGAATCCGGATGGGTATGAGTACTCCCGCAGTAAAGATCGCTATTGGAGAAACACAAGGACCCCAAATGGCGGCGACTGTTTTGGCACAAATCTCAACCGGAACTTTGAAGTCGGATGGGGAGTGGGTTTTCCGGAGCTAAAGCATCCCTGTGATGACAATTACGCGGGTAGTTCTCCATTCTCAGAGGTGGAGGCACGAACAGTGCGCGACATAATGCATAATCTGGTGGAAAGTAAGCGGGCTGTCATGTATCTCTCTCTGCACACGGCAAATCGTTCTGTTTTCTATCCCTGGGTTTATGATAC ATCGCCAGTGCCCAATCATGAGGAACACGATGAGATCGCCAGGTTCGCAGCCGATAGGATATTCCTTAGTACGGGGACTGTTATAAAGCCCCGTCAGGCGGCTCAATATGCCGGAGCATTTGGGGGCACCAGCATGGATTATGCATACCACGTGGGCTTCCCTCTGTCCTTTGTTTTCGAGATGTCGGGAACTGGCCAAGATCATGTGGAATACAAGTTTTTCCCGCCACCCAGGGAAATTCGCCACCTGGCTGAAGAGTCGTGGACGGGAATACGAGCGATTGCCGAGAAGACCATTGAGAAATATCCGCCCTCCAGACCGATACATCAATTGCAGAAGCCAATACTTTCTAAAAATGGAGCTTCACGAAGTTGGGGCTTAAATTCCGCAGTTGGAACAGTTACAAtgctttttatatattttaccaataatattttaagctgA
- the Cyp4d8 gene encoding cytochrome P450 4d8, which yields MLLFLLVVLLLAAGWIIHLGQADRRRKVANLPGPVCPPLIGALQLMLRMNPKTFLKLGREYVTRYGHLQRVWVFNRLLIMSGDAELNEQLLSSQEHLVKHPVYKVLGQWLGNGLLLSDGKVWHQRRKIITPTFHFSILEQFVEVFDQQSNICVQRLAQKANGETFDVYRNICAAALDIIAETAMGTKIYAQANESTPYAEAVNECTALLSWRFMSAYLQVELLFTLTHPHLKWRQTQLIRTMQDFTIKVIEQRRRALEDEQKQQRLRDTGDNDVGSKRRMALLDVLLMATVDGRPLNNDEIREEVDTFMFEGHDTTTSALSFCLHELSRHSEVQEKMLEEILRVLGTDRSRPVSIRDLGELKYMECVIKESLRMYPPVPIVGRKLQTDFKYTNSKYGDGVIPAGSEIIIGIFGVHRQPETYPNPDDFIPERHEDGNRVPPFKMIPFSAGPRNCIGQKFAQLEMKMMLAKIVREYELLPMGQRVECVVNIVLRSDTGFQLGMRKRNST from the exons ATGTTGCTGTTCCTGCTGGTTGTGTTGCTCTTGGCGGCGGGCTGGATCATACATCTTGGCCAGGCCGATCGCCGGCGGAAGGTGGCCAACTTGCCTGGACCCGTGTGTCCGCCGCTCATTGGCGCCCTTCAACTCATGCTGCGGATGAACCCCAAAA cCTTCCTGAAGTTGGGCAGGGAGTACGTGACCCGATATGGTCACCTCCAGCGAGTATGGGTGTTTAATCGCCTGCTGATAATGAGTGGCGATGCGGAGCTGAATGAGCAGCTGCTAAGCAGCCAGGAGCATCTGGTGAAGCATCCGGTGTACAAAGTACTTGGACAGTGGCTGGGTAACGGATTACTCCTCAGCGATGGAAAGGTGTGGCACCAGCGCCGCAAGATCATCACGCCCACCTTCCATTTCTCGATCCTTGAGCAGTTCGTTGAGGTATTCGATCAGCAGTCAAACATTTGTGTCCAACGATTGGCGCAGAAGGCTAATGGTGAGACATTCGATGTTTACCGAAACATTTGTGCAGCCGCTTTGGACATCATAGCCGAAACAGCCATGGGCACGAAAATATATGCCCAGGCCAACGAAAGCACTCCCTATGCAGAGGCAGTCAATGA ATGCACTGCTCTGTTAAGCTGGCGATTCATGTCGGCTTACCTGCAGGTGGAGCTGCTGTTTACACTCACCCATCCCCACCTGAAATGGCGTCAGACGCAGCTCATCCGCACAATGCAGGACTTTACCATCAAGGTGATCGAGCAGCGTCGTCGGGCTTTGGAGGATGAGCAGAAGCAACAAAGGTTAAGGGACACTGGAGATAATGATGTGGGTTCTAAACGGCGGATGGCCTTGCTGGATGTCCTGCTGATGGCCACTGTTGATGGCAGACCTCTGAACAACGATGAGATCCGCGAAGAGGTGGACACCTTCATGTTCGAGGGCCACGATACCACCACCAGTGCCTTGTCCTTCTGCCTGCATGAGCTCTCGAGACATTCGGAAGTGCAGGAAAAGATGCTGGAGGAGATTCTGCGGGTCCTGGGCACCGATCGTAGCCGACCCGTCAGCATTCGGGATCTCGGAGAGCTGAAGTACATGGAATGCGTCATCAAGGAGTCGCTGAGGATGTATCCACCTGTACCCATCGTGGGACGCAAACTGCAGACTGACTTTAAATACA CTAACTCTAAGTACGGCGATGGAGTAATTCCTGCCGGCTCAGAGATAATAATCGGAATCTTTGGAGTCCATCGGCAACCAGAGACCTATCCCAATCCAGATGATTTCATTCCGGAGCGACATGAAGACGGAAATCGAGTTCCGCCCTTTAAAATGATACCTTTCAGTGCCGGACCACGTAATTGCATAGGTCAGAAGTTCGCCCAGCTGGAGATGAAGATGATGCTGGCCAAGATTGTGAGGGAGTACGAACTCCTGCCGATGGGTCAAAGGGTGGAGTGCGTCGTGAACATCGTCTTGCGATCGGATACAGGATTCCAACTGGGAATGCGCAAGCGCAATAGCACATAA
- the Cyp316a1 gene encoding probable cytochrome P450 316a1 isoform X2, producing MGAMHKLLFLKPKNFFKRSTEYLAKYGSFSRCWVFHRLFIALADLELSRQLLESESHLETGYELMKDWLGGGVLMCQPDQWQRRHCLISGLFDKGNSEQLMKLCRQQTEKLQQKLVERADQKVFDVWEIISRNVLELIVTTTCGAKPTEEYSKNLGELSELYRKRFLSLQSANRFNYWLSSPFMRRHQNRLIKRLNEEHKDLIASHQKQENLKMGDGFPGMDHIKALPLKYHESLLQILLESKDPSLTVEEIYGELNTCNYLGYLLCSSALCFTLVTIARNPSVQQRCLEELKLAQIKDQGWNLEKLPYLEAVLQETMRLYPPQVIVGRQLKNDFPYTHSIVGDGVLPFGSEIYINLHELQRNENRYPKANHFKADRFLDSPPELLSFSLGPRCCPARKFSINLLKTFLAPILTDFELLPYGDELRLDLRLILGSSNGFQLALKPR from the exons ATGGGGGCAATGCACAAGCTGTTGTTCCTGAAGCCAAAAA ATTTCTTTAAGCGCAGCACCGAATATTTGGCTAAATATGGTTCCTTCAGCCGTTGTTGGGTCTTCCATCGCCTGTTTATTGCACTGGCTGATCTGGAGCTCAGCAGACAGCTTCTGGAAAGCGAATCGCATCTGGAAACGGGCTACGAACTGATGAAGGATTGGCTGGGAGGAGGTGTTCTTATGTGTCAGCCGGATCAGTGGCAAAGGCGACATTGTCTAATCAGTGGGCTCTTTGACAAGGGAAACTCcgaacagctgatgaaattaTGTCGCCAGCAAACGGAGAAACTGCAACAAAAGTTGGTGGAACGAGCGGATCAAAAAGTGTTTGATGTCTGGGAAATAATATCTCGCAATGTGTTGGAGTTAATAGTTACGACCACTTGTGGTGCAAAACCCACGGAGGAATATTCCAAGAACCTCGGAGA ATTGTCGGAGCTTTATAGAAAACGTTTTCTCAGCCTGCAGTCTGCCAACAGATTCAACTATTGGCTCAGTTCTCCTTTTATGAGAAGACATCAGAACCGTTTGATAAAAAGACTGAACGAGGAACACAAGGATCTCATAGCCAGTCACCAAAAGCAAGAGAACTTAAAGATGGGTGATGGTTTTCCTGGCATGGATCATATAAAAGCACTACCTCTGAAGTATCATGAATCCCTGTTGCAAATTCTTCTGGAAAGCAAAGATCCAAGTCTTACAGTTGAAGAAATCTACGGGGAGCTGAATACGTGTAATTACTTGGGTTACCTCCTCTGTAGTTCAGCACTCTGCTTCACCCTCGTCACTATTGCAAGAAATCCATCGGTGCAACAAAGGTGTTTGGAAGAATTAAAGCTAGCTCAGATCAAGGATCAAGGATGGAACTTGGAAAAACTTCCTTATCTAGAAGCTGTCCTGCAGGAAACCATGAGACTTTACCCGCCACAAGTCATTGTTGGCCGGCAGCTCAAGAACGATTTTCCCTaca CACACAGTATTGTAGGAGATGGAGTTTTACCCTTCGGCTCAGAGATCTATATAAATCTCCACGAACTGCAGCGAAATGAAAATCGTTATCCGAAAGCTAATCACTTTAAAGCGGATCGATTTTTAGACTCTCCTCCGGAACTCCTGAGTTTTAGTCTTGGGCCGCGTTGCTGTCCAGCTAGAAAATTTAGTATAAACCTACTTAAAACCTTTCTGGCCCCTATTTTAACCGACTTCGAACTATTACCCTATGGCGATGAGCTGCGCTTGGACTTGCGACTAATTTTGGGATCATCCAATGGATTTCAGTTGGCTTTGAAGCCGCGGTAA